The following are encoded together in the Strongyloides ratti genome assembly S_ratti_ED321, chromosome : 2 genome:
- a CDS encoding Calponin repeat-containing protein — protein MSAPMDPTALKVAAATNIPQTAEGQRRTANGKFTLAQLRQTDAIVPLQYGTNQFDSQRGMTGFGTPRDVKGKHLKRIWELEFPDEAIPDDQKFNPQQQQ, from the exons atgTCTGCTCCAATGGATCCAACTGCATTAAAAGTTGCCGCCGCAACTAATATTCCACAAACAGCAGAAGGACAAAGAAGAACAGCTAATGGAAAATTCACTTTAGCTCAACTAAGACAAACTGATGCTATTGTACCTCTTCAATATGGAACAAATCAATTTGACTCACAAAGA GGAATGACAGGATTTGGAACGCCTCGTGATGTTAAAGGAAAACATCTTAAAAGAATTTGGGAGCTTGAATTTCCTGATGAAGCTATTCCAGATgatcaaaaatttaatccTCAACAGCAACAATAA